In Sphingomonas sp. M1-B02, the sequence AGAGCGCCGACGATACCGACGACCACGTTGAGGAAAATGCCCTGCTGCCCGTCGGTCCGCATTATGAGGCTCGCAAGCCAGCCGACTATACCACCGACGACGAGGAGAATGATTATTCCCATATGTTGCTCCTGCTTTTGACCCTGCAACCAGCGGGTTGCTGGTCTTGGAACGTCAACGCGGGGACAGCTGGAAGTTTCATGTGGGCGCGTGGTCCGCGAGTTCGGACCTAGTTAGTTAATACCAATAGCGTTGGTGCAGTTCTTTCTGCGCCGACTGCGTGCTGACCCGGAACTCGAAGCCTCTCAGCGCGCTGTGTTGGCATGCCCTCCCCTCAAAAGCCCCGAGCCGCTTCGCCGACGCTCCAGCACCTTCAGCAGCTCGTTGCGGGAATGACAGCGGGAGTAATTTTGGTGGATCCCGCCGGCGCGATACTAAGCGCCAACGGCGCGGCGCTCAAAATGCATGGGGTGAGGAAGGCGAGCGAGCTCGGCGCCACCGCCGACGACTATTGCCAGCGTTTTTGCCTGCGTCATCGAAACCATCACCGGTTGGATCGGCGTGACTATCCCATCATGCGCATGCTGGCGGGCGAAAGCTTCCCGGACATGGTTGTCGAAGTGTCGCCGCTTGGCGAGAACGAGCCACGTTGGACGCATCAAGTGCATGACGTGGTTATGGATGTCGATGGTGGCGAGCCGGACTGCCTTGCGCTCGTCATTCAGGACGTTTCCGAGCGGTACGAGGCAGAAGCGCGCTTCGAAGCAATGTTCCAGGCCAATCCTGCACCCGCCGCAATCGTTCGGTTGTCCGATCAGCGATATGTTCGCGTCAATGCCGGTTTTCTCGAACTGATCGGCCGTTGTCGCGTCGATGTGCTCGGGCGCCATCTACGCGACATAGACATCCTGGCGGCAGCGCAGAGAAGCGAACATGTTTCCGAGCGGCTGGCGAACGGTGCCCCGATACCGCAGGTCGAAGCCGAATTGCCGACGGCCGACGGCGGTACGCGCCTAGTATTACTCGCAGGCCAGCCCATCGAGCTCGCCGACGAACGCTGCATGCTCTTCACTTTCGCCGATCTAGAATCGCGACGCCGTGCCGAAGGGGCATTGCGAGACAGCGAGGAGCACTTTGCGACGGTGTTCCGACTAGCGCCCGTAGCGATGGTCGTCACGACGGGTGAGGACAACCGGATCATCGAGGTGAACGATGCCTTCGGCAGACTCTCGGGCCGCAGCTCCGCTGAATTGCTTGGCCGGGTCGCTGATGACATCCAGCTTTGGAGCGACGCCGGCCAGCGGCGCGACGTAGAGGCCGACATCGGGAAACGAGGCGGTGCGCGTAACCAAGATGTTCGCGTTCTCCCTCGCGATGGCGACGCGATCGATTGCCTCGTTTCTGCCGAGGCAATCAAGATGGGCGGGAGCGAATGCGTCGTCTGGTTGTATCAAGATATCACTGCGCGGCGTCACACTGAGCTCGAACTGGCCGATGCGATTGAGGCGGTTATGAATGACGCCACATGGTTCAGTCGCTCGATCATGGACAAGCTCGCGACGCTTCGCGGCAAGTCAGGTCCGACCCCTACAACCGACGGCGCGCCGTTGAGCCCGCGAGAGCGCGAAGTGCTGGAGTTGATCTGTCAGGATAAGGACGACAGTGCGATTGCCGAAGCCTTGGGCCTGTCACCAAACACGGTGCGCAACCACATCGCACGGCTATATGCCAAGATCAGAGTAAATCGCCGAAGTGCCGCCGTCATCTGGGCACGAGAACGCGGTATTGGCAGTTCCAGCTTGGTAGGTTAGCGTCCATTAGGTGCGCTCGGTTTGCCGTTGAGGCTTCGATATGCGCACCCAAAACGTGAAGCAACGGGGAAATTAACTCCAAGTAAATGCGCCGGGTGCCGTACATACGGCACCCGGCGGGATACTATTCGTCCTCTGCGTCGATATTGACGTTAGTTTCGGCCAATTTCGTCATATACTCGTCGCCGCCGTAAATTTCCTTGGTCGCTTTATCGAGCGCTTTCGCTGCCTTGGTCAGACCGAGCGTCCCCGCAAACGAGGCCGCGGTGCCGAATCCCGCAATGCCATAATGGCTCATACGCTGATATTGCGCGATGATCACAGCGTCGAGAACTGGGCCCTTTTCGGGTGCCTCTTCAGTGGTGTGCTTGATCGCCTCGGCGACCAATCCCTCCATCCCCTTGCAATGTTCCTTTTTGACCTTCTCGTCCGAGTCAGCCAGCAGGCCCTTCAGCATCTCTGTATGCTCGGTAATTCCAGTTTGCGACTTCGCAAGCATTTCCTTCAGGGCCGGGTCGCTGACTTTCGTGGCCATCTTCTTCAAGACTTTTGCCATTTGATCGTTGGCCGACCATAGGTCCTGAAGTTCGCCGGTGTAGAGATCGTTTAGATTTTCGGGAGCCGACATCAGCATTCTCCTGCTGGGCGCAGCGGGGGTGCTACCAACCGCAAACGGGGCGCCAGCTTCCAAGTTCCTTGGGAGCCAACACATGCTCGACGTCAATCGTGGCGATCTATCCTGCGGGCATGCCGCAGCTGGACGGCGGAACGAGAACGACGTGTCGGACCCCTCGGCATCATGTTCAAGGGAGGAGCCTGGACCCATCGTTGCGCGCGGAAGAGAGCATAACATCACTATCGACCTGATTTAGACCTCAGACATCCAACTCGCGCCAGCGCCTCGTCATTGATGAACGGATATTCGAATTACGGGCAGAGGAATCGCGGTTCGAACGTCCACTTGTGGATCTTTGCGACTCGACCACCAAACTAAGCCAATGTCCGCTTTCCGCGGCCTGACGCCGATAGCTGCCGGTCCGCAGACGGCCCTAGACCTGCCACACGACAAGGCGCCCCAGAAGCATCATTCTCAGGATTGACCCTCGATCCCGAAAGCGGTCACTTAGGGTGCTGGGCATATCCGCTTTATAATGCGTCGGGCGCAGATCCGGAGGGAGGGCGAGGTGATCCATGGACAAGATTAATTTTGCCGCCAGCGTCGCGAAGGCGCCCGCGCATTCTTTGTCGAGCGCTTTAGCATCGATCCGCAGCCACGCCATCCGATGCCCTCGCGGGCTATTCACCGGGCGCCGCAGTTTTTGCTTGGCGAGCGACGGAGAACGATGATGCCACTGATATGCCTGACCGTGCGCTGCGCAAGCGTTGCTGGTCTTCTCGTCGGCCCGGAGCGCTTTCAACCGCGCTCGCCAACCTGAGTATGATAGCGAAATGAACGTGAAGGCGCCTTCTGGCGAGCGGGTTGTTAAGCGTGTCGTTGTTGCTGGAGGCGGCACGGCCGGCTGGGTGACGGCGACGGCACTCGCGCGGCATCTGGGACCGCTATTAGATATCACCCTGATCGAATCTGAGGAGATCGGGACGATCGGGGTTGGCGAATCTACAACGCCTACCTTCCGGGGCTTCCACAATCTCATGAAGATCAAGGAAGAGCATTTCATGTCTGCCGCGCAGGCAACGGTGAAGTTGGGGATCGAGTTCCGAAACTGGGCGCGCGTGGGGGACCGCTATATCCACCCCTTCGGGACCTATGGCCGCCGCTGGAGCTGGATGGCGGACTTTCACCATTTCTGGCTTCATGCCCATGCGCAGGGCTTTGGCGGCGAGCTGGGCGAATACTGTCTGGAGACGAGGGCCGGCGAGGCCAACCGGATGTCTCTGGGACCACCGCTGGCGCCAAGCTATGCCTATCACATCGATGCCGCGCGATATGCGCGGTTTCTGCGAGAGTTGGCCGAGCCGGCCGGCGTGAAGCGCATCGAGGGCAAGATCCGCAATGTCGAGCTGGACCCCGAAAGCGGATTCATCGAGGCTCTGGTGCTGGAATCCGGCATACGCGTCGAGGCCGATCTCTTCGTCGATTGCACCGGCTTCCGGTCCTTGTTGCTGGGTGACGCACTCGGCGTGGAATTCGAGGATTGGGGTCACTGGATCCGCACCAACAGCGCGGTGGCGGTACAATCGACATCGGACGGGCCCGAACAGCCCTATACCAGCGCCATCGCGCATGAGGCAGGGTGGCGCTGGCGCATTCCGCTGCAGCACCGCGACGGCAATGGTTTCGTTTTCGCCAGCGATTTCATGTCTGCCGACGAGGCGCATGCGCGGCTGCTCGCCGAGATCAGCGGAGAGCCGCTGTTCGAACCTTGGCTGATCCGTTTCAAGACGGGGACCCGCGCCAAGGCATGGCATAAGAATTGCGTGGCATTGGGGCTGGCGGGCGGTTTTATCGAACCCCTGGAGTCGACCAGCATCCACCTGATGATGGCGGGCGTCACGCGGCTGATCGAGGACTTTCCCTTTCAGGGCTTCAACCCCTCCCTACTCGCCTATTTCAACGGCAAGTCGCGGCAGGAGTTCGAGAATATTCGCGACTTCATCATCCTCCACTATCATGTGACCGAGCGCGACGACTCCGGCTTCTGGGACCATTGCCGGACGATGGATCCGCCCGACAGCGTCAGGGAGCGGCTCGCCTTGTGGGAGGAAAATGCTCGCGCCTACCAGCTTCCGCACGAGCTGTTCCGCGTCGACAGCTGGGCGGCCGTCCTGCTCGGTCAGCGCCGACAACCGCGTGGGTATCACCGTCTGGCGGAGATGATGCCCGAGCAGCAGCTACGCAACGAGCTGGCACGGATGAAACGTGAAATTGATGACCTGGTCAACGACATGCCCAGCCATCCAGATTTCCTCAGCCGATATTGCCCGGCAGCAATCCCGGCGTAGGCGGTTTGCCAGTTTCACAGGGATGTGGCCGGGTGCCTTCGGGAGCTCAAACGGTCTCAAAGGTCGCGCTCGCACGGGGAAAGCCGCCTGCGGGGACTCGGTCGAGAAAAGGACGTTTGCCGGAACGCTCACATCACTCACGATCAGCGTTGGCTAAGACCCGCCGGCAGGTGTTCGTCTTCGGCTCATCGCCCTGTCGATCCGGCGAGATCAGCCGTGACTGGCCGCGGGACGAGATCAATGACCAAAAGCCCGGCGGCGGAATGCCAGCCCCGAGGGTCCGTGCCGACGTTATCGCCCGCCTGCCCTGCTCAAGAGCAGGAAATTGGCGCGCGCGCATCAATCCAGACCGCTTATCGGTCCACCGGTCTCATCGCGGCAATACGATATGACCTGACCGAAACCAGTTCCAAGACCCCGGCGGTCACAAACGGATCAGATCTTGCGATGCTCTCGGCCGCGGTTTTGTCGGGCGCTTCGAGAATCAATCACCATGCTGCCGATCGGCCGTCCATCATCGC encodes:
- a CDS encoding PAS domain S-box protein, which encodes MPSPQKPRAASPTLQHLQQLVAGMTAGVILVDPAGAILSANGAALKMHGVRKASELGATADDYCQRFCLRHRNHHRLDRRDYPIMRMLAGESFPDMVVEVSPLGENEPRWTHQVHDVVMDVDGGEPDCLALVIQDVSERYEAEARFEAMFQANPAPAAIVRLSDQRYVRVNAGFLELIGRCRVDVLGRHLRDIDILAAAQRSEHVSERLANGAPIPQVEAELPTADGGTRLVLLAGQPIELADERCMLFTFADLESRRRAEGALRDSEEHFATVFRLAPVAMVVTTGEDNRIIEVNDAFGRLSGRSSAELLGRVADDIQLWSDAGQRRDVEADIGKRGGARNQDVRVLPRDGDAIDCLVSAEAIKMGGSECVVWLYQDITARRHTELELADAIEAVMNDATWFSRSIMDKLATLRGKSGPTPTTDGAPLSPREREVLELICQDKDDSAIAEALGLSPNTVRNHIARLYAKIRVNRRSAAVIWARERGIGSSSLVG
- a CDS encoding YciE/YciF ferroxidase family protein encodes the protein MSAPENLNDLYTGELQDLWSANDQMAKVLKKMATKVSDPALKEMLAKSQTGITEHTEMLKGLLADSDEKVKKEHCKGMEGLVAEAIKHTTEEAPEKGPVLDAVIIAQYQRMSHYGIAGFGTAASFAGTLGLTKAAKALDKATKEIYGGDEYMTKLAETNVNIDAEDE
- a CDS encoding tryptophan halogenase family protein, with the protein product MNVKAPSGERVVKRVVVAGGGTAGWVTATALARHLGPLLDITLIESEEIGTIGVGESTTPTFRGFHNLMKIKEEHFMSAAQATVKLGIEFRNWARVGDRYIHPFGTYGRRWSWMADFHHFWLHAHAQGFGGELGEYCLETRAGEANRMSLGPPLAPSYAYHIDAARYARFLRELAEPAGVKRIEGKIRNVELDPESGFIEALVLESGIRVEADLFVDCTGFRSLLLGDALGVEFEDWGHWIRTNSAVAVQSTSDGPEQPYTSAIAHEAGWRWRIPLQHRDGNGFVFASDFMSADEAHARLLAEISGEPLFEPWLIRFKTGTRAKAWHKNCVALGLAGGFIEPLESTSIHLMMAGVTRLIEDFPFQGFNPSLLAYFNGKSRQEFENIRDFIILHYHVTERDDSGFWDHCRTMDPPDSVRERLALWEENARAYQLPHELFRVDSWAAVLLGQRRQPRGYHRLAEMMPEQQLRNELARMKREIDDLVNDMPSHPDFLSRYCPAAIPA
- a CDS encoding YciI family protein, with amino-acid sequence MILEAPDKTAAESIARSDPFVTAGVLELVSVRSYRIAAMRPVDR